The Schizosaccharomyces pombe strain 972h- genome assembly, chromosome: I genome contains a region encoding:
- the fal1 gene encoding ATP-dependent RNA helicase (exon junction complex subunit, ATP-dependent RNA helicase Fal1 (conflicting process, human yeast)), translated as MADEIMENVELTTSEDVNAVSSFEEMNLKEDLLRGIYAYGYETPSAVQSRAIIQICKGRDVIAQAQSGTGKTATFSIGILQSIDLSVRDTQALILSPTRELAVQIQNVVLALGDHMNVQCHACIGGTSVGNDIKKLDYGQHVVSGTPGRVTDMIRRRNLRTRNVKMLILDEADELLNQGFKEQIYDIYRYLPPGTQVVVVSATLPQDVLEMTNKFTTNPVRILVKRDELTLEGLKQYFIAVEKEEWKFDTLCDLYDTLTITQAVIFCNSRRKVDWLTEKMREANFTVTSMHGEMPQKERDAIMQDFRQGNSRVLICTDIWARGIDVQQVSLVINYDLPANRENYIHRIGRSGRFGRKGVAINFVTNEDVRILRDIEQYYSTVIDEMPMNIGDMV; from the exons ATGGCGGACGAAATAATGGAGAACGTGGAGCTTACGACATCGGAAGATGTGAATGCTGTATCCTCTT TTGAGGAAATGAATCTTAAAG AGGATTTACTTCGTGGAATCTATGCGTATGGCTATGAGACTCCGAGTGCTGTGCAAAGCCGGGCGATTATTCAAATCTGTAAAGGGAGAGACGTTATCGCACAAGCTCAATCTGGTACAGGGAAAACAGCAACTTTTTCTATTGGTATTCTTCAGTCGATCGATTTATCAGTCCGAGATACTCAAGCTTTAATACTTTCTCCTACGAGAGAATTGGCAGTTCAAATCCAGAATGTTGTACTTGCATTGGGTGACCATATGAACGTTCAATGTCATGCTTGTATAGGCGGCACATCCGTTGGAAATGacatcaaaaaattggattaTGGACAACACGTTGTTTCTGGCACTCCTGGGCGCGTAACGGACATGATTCGTAGACGAAATTTGCGAACTCGCAATGTTAAGATGCTTATTCTTGATGAAGCGGATGAGCTCTTAAATCAAGGCTTTAAGGAACAAATTTATGACATTTATAGATATTTACCCCCTGGTACACAGGTGGTAGTTGTGAGTGCTACCTTGCCTCAAGACGTGTTAGAAATGACTAACAAGTTTACCACTAACCCTGTTCGAATATTGGTCAAGCGCGATGAACTTACTCTTGAAGGCTTAAAACAGTACTTTATAGCAGTTGAAAAAGAGGAATGGAAGTTTGATACTCTGTGTGATTTATATGATACTTTAACCATTACACAAGCTGTGATATTTTGCAATTCTCGTAGGAAGGTTGATTGGTTGACGGAGAAAATGCGAGAAGCTAACTTTACCGTTACCAGTATGCACGGTGAGATGCcgcaaaaagaaagagacGCTATCATGCAAGATTTTCGACAAGGAAATAGTAGGGTTCTCATATGCACAGACATATGGGCAAGAGGAATTGATGTTCAGCAAGTTTCATTAGTGATCAATTACGATCTTCCTGCAAATCGAGAAAACTATATACATCGCATTGGTCGCAGTGGACGATTTGGTCGTAAAGGTGTAgctattaattttgttacAAATGAAGATGTACGCATTCTTCGGGATATTGAACAATACTATTCTACTGTTATAGATGAAATGCCTATGAATATAGGAGATATGGTTTAA
- the hem14 gene encoding protoporphyrinogen oxidase, with protein sequence MSIAICGGGIAGLSTAFYLARLIPKCTIDLYEKGPRLGGWLQSVKIPCADSPTGTVLFEQGPRTLRPAGVAGLANLDLISKLGIEDKLLRISSNSPSAKNRYIYYPDRLNEIPSSILGSIKSIMQPALRPMPLAMMLEPFRKSKRDSTDESVGSFMRRRFGKNVTDRVMSAMINGIYAGDLNDLSMHSSMFGFLAKIEKKYGNITLGLIRALLAREILSPAEKALKAALLAEPKTAELSNSMKSTSMFAFKEGIETITLSIADELKKMPNVKIHLNKPAKTLVPHKTQSLVDVNGQAYEYVVFANSSRNLENLISCPKMETPTSSVYVVNVYYKDPNVLPIRGFGLLIPSCTPNNPNHVLGIVFDSEQNNPENGSKVTVMMGGSAYTKNTSLIPTNPEEAVNNALKALQHTLKISSKPTLTNATLQQNCIPQYRVGHQDNLNSLKSWIEKNMGGRILLTGSWYNGVSIGDCIMNGHSTARKLASLMNSSS encoded by the coding sequence ATGTCAATTGCAATTTGTGGAGGAGGTATAGCTGGTCTTAGTACAGCATTTTATCTTGCTAGATTGATTCCAAAATGTACTATTGATTTGTACGAAAAAGGTCCTCGTTTAGGTGGATGGCTTCAGTCGGTCAAAATCCCGTGTGCAGATTCTCCAACAGGAACGGTTTTGTTTGAGCAAGGTCCTAGAACTCTTCGTCCTGCTGGGGTTGCTGGCTTAGCAAACTTAGATTTAATTAGCAAGTTGGGCATCGAAGACAAGTTGTTAAGGATTTCGAGCAATTCTCCCAGCGCAAAAAACCGATATATTTATTACCCAGATCGCTTAAATGAAATTCCTTCAAGCATTTTAGGGAGTATAAAGTCGATTATGCAGCCTGCTTTGCGTCCGATGCCTTTGGCTATGATGCTTGAGCCCTTTCGTAAAAGTAAGCGAGATTCGACAGATGAAAGCGTGGGTTCATTTATGAGAAGAAGATTTGGTAAAAACGTTACGGATAGAGTTATGAGTGCAATGATAAATGGTATTTATGCTGGTGATTTGAATGATTTGTCTATGCATTCTAGCATGTTTGGATTTTTAGCgaagattgaaaaaaagtatgGAAACATTACTTTGGGATTAATTAGAGCTCTTCTTGCACGTGAAATATTATCTCCTGCTGAGAAAGCTTTGAAAGCAGCACTACTCGCAGAGCCAAAAACAGCAGAGCTGTCAAACAGTATGAAATCGACAAGTATGTTTGCTTTCAAGGAAGGGATTGAGACTATTACATTGTCAATAGCagatgaattaaaaaaaatgccGAATGTCAAGATACATCTAAACAAACCGGCCAAAACTTTGGTTCCACATAAAACTCAGTCTCTTGTAGACGTCAATGGTCAAGCTTACGAGTATGTTGTGTTTGCAAACTCTTCTCGCAATTTAGAGAATCTAATATCTTGTCCTAAAATGGAAACTCCGACGTCGAGTGTTTATGTCGTCAACGTTTATTATAAGGACCCTAATGTTCTTCCAATCCGTGGTTTTGGGCTTTTGATTCCATCATGCACTCCAAATAATCCGAATCATGTTCTTGGTATCGTTTTTGATAGTGAGCAAAACAACCCTGAAAATGGAAGCAAGGTCACTGTCATGATGGGAGGGTCTGcttatacaaaaaatacttCTTTGATTCCAACCAACCCCGAAGAAGCCGTTAACAATGCTCTCAAAGCTTTGCAGcatactttaaaaatatccAGTAAGCCAACACTCACGAATGCAACATTACAACAAAATTGCATCCCTCAATATCGTGTTGGGCATCAAGATAATCTTAATTCTTTGAAATCTTGGATTGAGAAAAATATGGGAGGGCGAATTCTTCTAACTGGAAGTTGGTATAATGGTGTTAGTATTGGGGATTGTATTATGAATGGACATTCAACAGCTCGAAAACTAGCATCATTGAtgaattcttcttcttga
- the yam8 gene encoding plasma membrane stretch-activated calcium ion channel Yam8, which yields MFFFSTHLILKILFFWSITRNIFGATYTSLLLNNTINGNINDQSTAYYNLTWEGNTAYNVSLTLSTCTAFDGANDLMLYISNNTFDEALPLDNFTITASENGLATIFVTGYSPLYIAVSSAFSQFAPNFFVESGESTLEGNNVINYELAAGIDTPFSQYNATKFLFAQDTDFQAALLITGNLTTNETSIIPSYEIYVNPSNSTYDNTFNKFSSSFCAFQNNPSTVNTNNADRSMTLRGLGPFAKEQFYLKGLDPNVTYTAYLVEPNIGQPGGTVYPGVTFTTKTSPACQLIYDLQFCSEVAYAVPGNSSLFSASALAEWYDQQAYGYYQNFTYTLDLIPCNATSWSAYSLLKNCSDCANSYKNWLCASVIPRCADINDNSSYLIYKNYDSRYPLIDEVIQPGPYKEVLPCSYLCYSLASSCPLDLGFACPKAGYGLEFSYGEVSNVTGLITCNAPGVEFYESGSALLNISWRTFFISLIFWILFVE from the coding sequence atgtttttttttagcacccatttaattttgaagatactCTTTTTCTGGTCGATAACTAGAAACATATTTGGCGCTACTTATACTAGCTTGCTGCTGAACAATACCATAAATGGTAATATAAATGATCAAAGCACTGCTTACTATAACTTAACATGGGAAGGAAACACAGCTTACAACGTTAGTCTAACTTTATCAACCTGCACTGCTTTTGATGGCGCGAACGATTTGATGTTATATATATCGAACAATACGTTTGACGAAGCTCTTCCTTTAGATAATTTTACGATTACTGCTTCTGAAAATGGTCTAGCAACGATATTTGTAACCGGCTACTCACCTTTATATATTGCTGTGTCCAGTgctttttctcaatttgctcccaatttttttgtcgAGTCAGGTGAATCTACTTTAGAAGGTAATAATGTGATTAATTATGAATTAGCTGCTGGAATTGACACTCCCTTTAGTCAATACAATGCAACTAAATTTCTGTTTGCCCAGGACACCGACTTTCAAGCAGCACTACTCATTACGGGAAATCTCACTACAAATGAGACCTCCATCATCCCTTCTTATGAGATATATGTCAACCCTTCTAACTCCACTTATGATAACAcatttaacaaattttcaagTTCTTTCTGtgcttttcaaaacaacCCCTCAACTGTTAACACTAACAATGCTGATCGCTCAATGACCCTTCGTGGTCTCGGTCCTTTTGCTAAAgaacaattttatttgaaaggTTTGGATCCCAACGTCACTTACACAGCGTATCTAGTCGAGCCCAATATAGGGCAACCGGGTGGTACTGTTTACCCAGGAGTCACTTTTACCACAAAGACTAGTCCAGCTTGTCAATTGATCTACGATCTGCAGTTTTGCTCAGAAGTTGCTTATGCTGTGCCTGGAAATTCTAGTTTATTTTCTGCATCGGCATTGGCAGAATGGTATGATCAGCAAGCTTACGGATATTATCAAAACTTTACTTATACTCTCGATTTGATACCTTGTAATGCTACATCTTGGTCTGCGtattcattattaaaaaattgtagtGATTGTGCCAACAGCTACAAAAATTGGCTTTGCGCCAGTGTCATTCCGCGATGTGCCGACATTAATGATAATTCTTCCTActtaatttacaaaaactACGATTCCCGTTATCCACTTATTGACGAAGTAATACAACCAGGCCCCTATAAAGAGGTCCTTCCTTGCTCTTATTTATGCTATTCATTAGCTTCAAGTTGTCCTTTAGATTTAGGCTTTGCATGCCCGAAGGCTGGTTATGGCCTTGAGTTTTCTTATGGAGAAGTGAGCAATGTAACAGGATTAATCACATGTAATGCACCCGGAGTGgaattttatgaaagtGGTTCTGCTCTTCTTAACATTTCATGGCggactttttttatttccttgaTTTTCTGGATTTTGTTTGTCGAGTAA
- the mso1 gene encoding exocytic docking protein Mso1, with the protein MWSKLSISSKINRIRDPESDNTIEDTHVARVMRKYYMDKIGTLPEWLRPPGWQPPVNTGPTSPVSINASNAAPSNLKASYIPANPRRLSSSTSSASSPPLRRLPSVQHSTFDDLFEGVGSLQKSPSTTKPLSSTPSGSLLRSKFDHTRKKF; encoded by the coding sequence ATGTGGTCAAAGTTATcgatttcttcaaaaattaatcgTATTCGCGACCCTGAAAGCGATAATACGATTGAAGATACTCACGTTGCTCGTGTAATGAGAAAATACTATATGGACAAAATTGGGACATTACCTGAATGGCTTCGTCCTCCTGGATGGCAGCCTCCAGTTAACACAGGACCTACTTCCCCAGTTAGCATAAATGCAAGTAATGCGGCTccttcaaatttaaaagcttCATATATTCCGGCCAATCCTAGGAGGCTATCGTCCTCCACTTCCTCTGCTTCGTCTCCCCCTTTACGACGATTACCTTCTGTTCAACATAGTACCTTTGACGATTTGTTTGAAGGTGTCGGAAGTCTTCAAAAATCACCTTCCACCACGAAACCTCTTTCCTCTACACCTTCCGGCTCATTGCTACGGTCAAAATTTGATCACACTAGAAAGAAGTTTTAG
- the shk2 gene encoding PAK-like kinase Shk2 has translation MLLSVRGVPVEIPSLKDTKKSKGIIRSGWVMLKEDKMKYLPWTKKWLVLSSNSLSIYKGSKSESAQVTLLLKDIQKVERSKSRTFCFKLRFKSSTKNFEIQACELSVADNMECYEWMDLISSRALASKVSSPMNPKHQVHVGIDNEGNYVGLPKEWILLLQSSSITKQECMEEPKAVIQALDFYSKQLDTTSETKDSFSFCKETLPRSSTTSYSIRDADKHHKLTTSGVTKMNITERCKPKTTIQTDKKHIIRPFIEDKSHVESIMTGKVTKVPVKADSKNTLSRRMTDRQALAMLKDSVTSHDPVEYFNVKHKLGQGASGSVYLAKVVGGKQLGIFDSVAIKSIDLQCQTRKELILNEITVMRESIHPNIVTYLDSFLVRERHLWVVMEYMNAGSLTDIIEKSKLTEAQIARICLETCKGIQHLHARNIIHRDIKSDNVLLDNSGNIKITDFGFCARLSNRTNKRVTMVGTPYWMAPEVVKQNEYGTKVDIWSLGIMIIEMIENEPPYLREDPIRALYLIAKNGTPTLKKPNLVSKNLKSFLNSCLTIDTIFRATAAELLTHSFLNQACPTEDLKSIIFSRKANTHIN, from the coding sequence atgcttTTAAGTGTAAGAGGCGTGCCGGTTGAAATTCCATCTCTCAAAGatacaaagaaaagcaagGGAATCATTCGATCAGGATGGGTTATGCTGAAGGAAGATAAAATGAAGTATCTCCCTTGGACTAAAAAGTGGCTAGTACTTTCTAGCAATTCTCTGTCGATATATAAAGGAAGCAAGTCTGAAAGTGCTCAGGTTACGTTGCTGTTGAAGGATATTCAAAAAGTAGAGCGTTCAAAGTCTAGGACATTCTGCTTTAAATTGAGGTTCAAAAGTAgtaccaaaaattttgagatTCAAGCTTGTGAATTGTCCGTGGCCGATAATATGGAATGTTATGAGTGGATGGATTTAATATCTTCTCGTGCGCTTGCTAGCAAAGTTTCAAGTCCGATGAATCCTAAACACCAAGTGCATGTGGGAATTGATAATGAAGGAAATTATGTCGGATTACCCAAGGAGTGGATATTGCTACTTCAGAGTAGTTCGATTACCAAACAAGAATGCATGGAGGAGCCGAAAGCAGTTATTCAAGCTTTGGATTTTTATAGTAAGCAGTTGGATACAACAAGCGAAACTAAAGAtagtttttcattttgcaAAGAGACACTGCCACGATCCTCTACTACATCGTATTCTATTCGCGATGCTGACAAACATCATAAACTCACGACATCTGGAGTTActaaaatgaatattacTGAAAGATGCAAGCCGAAGACAACCATACAGACGGATAAAAAGCATATCATAAGGCCTTTTATTGAAGACAAAAGTCATGTAGAATCTATCATGACCGGAAAAGTAACCAAAGTACCGGTCAAAGCAGATTCAAAGAACACGTTGAGTAGAAGAATGACTGATAGACAGGCTTTAGCCATGTTAAAAGACTCAGTTACTTCTCATGATCCTGTCGAATATTTTAATGTTAAGCATAAACTTGGCCAGGGTGCATCGGGATCTGTTTACTTAGCCAAAGTCGTCGGAGGAAAACAATTAGGTATTTTTGACTCAGTTGCaataaaaagtattgaTTTGCAGTGCCAAACAAGAAAGGAACTAATCTTAAACGAAATCACTGTCATGAGAGAATCGATTCATCCTAACATAGTGACATATTTAGATTCATTTCTTGTTCGAGAAAGGCATTTATGGGTTGTGATGGAGTACATGAACGCTGGATCTTTGACTgatattattgaaaaaagtaaGCTTACAGAAGCACAAATTGCTCGTATTTGTCTAGAAACGTGCAAGGGAATTCAGCATCTGCACGCCAGAAATATTATTCACAGAGATATTAAAAGTGACAATGTTTTACTCGACAACTCtggaaatattaaaattactGACTTTGGATTTTGTGCTCGATTGTCTAACCGTACTAATAAACGAGTTACGATGGTTGGAACACCATATTGGATGGCCCCTGAAGTAGTAAAGCAAAACGAATATGGGACCAAAGTTGATATATGGAGTCTTGGAATTATGATTATAGAGATGATTGAAAACGAACCGCCTTATCTCAGAGAGGATCCAATTCGTGCATTGTATCTGATAGCAAAAAATGGAACTCCAACTCTTAAAAAACCTAATTTAGTTTCTAAAAACTTAAAATCTTTCTTAAATTCCTGTCTTACAATCGATACCATTTttagagctactgctgcTGAGTTGCTGACACATTCATTTCTTAACCAAGCATGTCCGACTGAAGATCTAAAATCTATCATTTTCTCTCGCAAAGCGAATACCCATATTAATTAG
- the lsh1 gene encoding protein Lhs1 — MKRSVLTIILFFSCQFWHAFASSVLAIDYGTEWTKAALIKPGIPLEIVLTKDTRRKEQSAVAFKGNERIFGVDASNLATRFPAHSIRNVKELLDTAGLESVLVQKYQSSYPAIQLVENEETTSGISFVISDEENYSLEEIIAMTMEHYISLAEEMAHEKITDLVLTVPPHFNELQRSILLEAARILNKHVLALIDDNVAVAIEYSLSRSFSTDPTYNIIYDSGSGSTSATVISFDTVEGSSLGKKQNITRIRALASGFTLKLSGNEINRKLIGFMKNSFYQKHGIDLSHNHRALARLEKEALRVKHILSANSEAIASIEELADGIDFRLKITRSVLESLCKDMEDAAVEPINKALKKANLTFSEINSIILFGGASRIPFIQSTLADYVSSDKISKNVNADEASVKGAAFYGASLTKSFRVKPLIVQDIINYPYLLSLGTSEYIVALPDSTPYGMQHNVTIHNVSTIGKHPSFPLSNNGELIGEFTLSNITDVEKVCACSNKNIQISFSSDRTKGILVPLSAIMTCEHGELSSKHKLGDRVKSLFGSHDESGLRNNESYPIGFTYKKYGEMSDNALRLASAKLERRLQIDKSKAAHDNALNELETLLYRAQAMVDDDEFLEFANPEETKILKNDSVESYDWLIEYGSQSPTSEVTDRYKKLDDTLKSISFRFDQAKQFNTSLENFKNALERAESLLTNFDVPDYPLNVYDEKDVKRVNSLRGTSYKKLGNQYYNDTQWLKDNLDSHLSHTLSEDPLIKVEELEEKAKRLQELTYEYLRRSLQQPKLKAKKGASSSSTAESKVEDETFTNDIEPTTALNSTSTQETEKSRASVTQRPSSLQQEIDDSDEL, encoded by the coding sequence ATGAAGCGCTCCGTGCTcacaattattttatttttttcctgtCAATTTTGGCATGCTTTTGCTTCATCAGTATTAGCAATTGATTACGGCACAGAATGGACTAAAGCGGCCCTCATTAAGCCTGGAATTCCTCTTGAAATTGTATTGACGAAAGACACTAGACGTAAGGAACAAAGTGCCGTTGCTTTTAAAGGCAATGAACGTATTTTTGGTGTTGATGCTTCCAACTTGGCTACCAGGTTTCCTGCTCATTCCATTCGTAATGTTAAGGAGCTTCTTGATACAGCTGGTCTTGAATCTGTCTTAGTACAGAAATATCAAAGTTCTTATCCTGCAATTCAATTAGTCGAGAATGAAGAAACTACTTCTGGTATATCCTTTGTAATCTCTGACGAGGAAAATTACTCTTTGGAAGAAATTATTGCCATGACCATGGAACATTATATATCACTGGCTGAAGAAATGGCAcatgaaaaaattactgATTTGGTGTTGACTGTTCCACCTCATTTCAATGAACTTCAACGCTCAATTCTTCTTGAAGCGGCACGTATTCTCAACAAACATGTTTTGGCCCTCATTGATGATAATGTGGCTGTTGCCATAGAGTATTCACTCTCTCGTAGTTTTTCGACTGATCCCACTTACAACATCATTTACGACTCAGGCTCTGGCTCCACTTCAGCAACGGTAATATCTTTTGATACGGTAGAGGGATCTTCACTAGgtaaaaagcaaaacatcACACGTATTCGTGCTTTGGCAAGTGGATTTACGTTGAAGCTTTCTGGGAATGAAATCAATAGAAAGCTGATTggttttatgaaaaattcattttatcAGAAACATGGCATAGATTTATCTCACAATCATCGTGCTCTAGCACGCCTTGAGAAAGAAGCATTGCGCGTTAAGCATATATTATCTGCTAATTCAGAGGCCATTGCTTCTATTGAAGAGTTAGCTGACGGTATCGATTTTCGACTGAAAATAACTCGATCAGTCTTAGAATCGCTTTGTAAGGATATGGAAGATGCAGCTGTAGAGCCTATTAATAAAGcacttaaaaaagcaaatctCACATTTTCCGAAATTAACTCTATTATCTTGTTTGGAGGAGCCTCTCGTATTCCATTTATCCAATCTACTCTTGCTGATTATGTTTCTTCTGataaaatatcaaagaACGTGAATGCTGACGAAGCGTCTGTGAAAGGAGCTGCATTCTATGGTGCTTCTTTAACTAAAAGCTTCCGTGTAAAGCCTTTAATTGTTCAAGATATCATTAACTACCCATACCTTTTATCACTCGGTACATCTGAGTACATAGTAGCTTTGCCGGATTCTACACCCTATGGCATGCAACACAATGTCACTATTCACAATGTTTCAACAATAGGCAAACACCCTTCGTTCCCTCTTTCAAACAATGGAGAACTTATTGGTGAATTTACGTTATCAAATATCACTGATGTTGAGAAAGTCTGCGCCTGTAGTAACAAGAATATccaaatttcattttctagTGACCGTACTAAAGGTATTTTAGTACCTTTGTCGGCAATTATGACTTGTGAACATGGTGAGTTGTCTTCTAAGCACAAATTGGGTGACAGGGTTAAGAGCCTATTTGGTTCCCACGATGAAAGTGGTTTACGAAATAACGAATCTTATCCTATAGGTTTCACATACAAGAAATATGGTGAAATGTCGGATAATGCTCTTAGGTTAGCCTCTGCGAAACTTGAACGTAGATTGCAAATTGATAAAAGTAAAGCTGCTCATGATAATGCACTAAATGAACTAGAAACATTATTGTATAGAGCTCAGGCGATGGTGGACGATGATGAATTCTTAGAATTTGCAAACCCTGAAGAAACCAAGATCCTAAAGAATGATTCTGTCGAAAGTTACGATTGGCTTATAGAATATGGCAGTCAATCACCTACCTCTGAAGTCACAGATCGTTACAAAAAGCTTGATGATACCCTTAAATCAATTTCGTTTCGGTTTGACCAGGCGAAGCAATTCAATACTAGTTTagagaattttaaaaatgctcTGGAACGCGCAGAATCCCTTCTTACTAATTTTGACGTGCCAGATTACCCTTTAAATGTTTATGATGAAAAGGATGTTAAGAGAGTAAATTCCCTCAGAGGTACTTCTTATAAGAAACTGGGAAACCAGTATTATAATGACACTCAATGGCTTAAGGATAATTTAGACTCTCATTTGTCGCATACTTTATCTGAAGATCCGCTCATTAAAGTAGAGgaattagaagaaaaagccAAAAGGTTACAAGAATTAACATACGAGTATCTTCGTCGTTCGCTCCAGCAACCCAAATTGAAGGCTAAAAAAGGCGCGTCCTCAAGTAGCACTGCAGAATCCAAAGTCGAAGATGAAACATTTACGAACGATATTGAACCAACTACTGCACTAAATTCAACTTCTACACAAGAGACTGAAAAATCTCGGGCTTCAGTAACGCAACGCCCATCTAGTCTCCAACAAGAGATTGATGACAGTGATgagctttaa